The sequence CGGAACCCGTCCCATTTCGGCTCGTACAGCCAGACGGATTCACCGTCCGGCTGCGGCGGGACGGCCGCCACCGCCTTGGCCAGCATCGGCGCGACGGGCGGGTTCACCGGAAGGTCCACCGGTTCATCGTCGCATCTGTCACCGGGGCGGCACTAGGGTTACCGATGTGTCGGCCGGCCGCTATGCCCCCTCCCCGTCGGGAGACCTGCATGTCGGGAACCTGCGGACCGCGCTGGTCGCGTGGCTGTTCGCACGCAGCACCGGTCGACGATTCCTGATGCGGATGGAAGACCTCGACGAGCGCACCGTCCCCGGCGCCGCCGAGGCCCAACTCGCCGACCTCGCCGCGCTGGGCATCGACTGGGATCTCCCGGTGCTGTTCCAATCGTCGCGGCGGGACCGGTACGACGAGGTGGTCGCCGCCCTCACCACGGCGGGGCGGACCTTCGAATGCTTCTGCACGCGCCGCGAGATCCTCGAGGCCCCGCGGGCGCCGCACGCTCCGGAAGGCGCCTACCCGGGGACCTGCCTGCGGTTGAGCGCGGTGGAACTCGAGGCGAAACGGGCCGCGGGCCGGCCGCCGGCGATCCGGCTGCGGACCGACGTCGGCGAGTTCACCGTCCACGACGAGCTGCACGGCGACTACACCGGCGCGGTCGACGACTTCGTGCTGCGCCGCGGCGACGGCACCCCGGCATACAACCTCGCCGTGGTGGTCGACGATGCCGAAACCGGCGTCGACCAGGTCGTGCGCGGCGAT is a genomic window of Gordonia crocea containing:
- the gluQRS gene encoding tRNA glutamyl-Q(34) synthetase GluQRS, whose protein sequence is MSAGRYAPSPSGDLHVGNLRTALVAWLFARSTGRRFLMRMEDLDERTVPGAAEAQLADLAALGIDWDLPVLFQSSRRDRYDEVVAALTTAGRTFECFCTRREILEAPRAPHAPEGAYPGTCLRLSAVELEAKRAAGRPPAIRLRTDVGEFTVHDELHGDYTGAVDDFVLRRGDGTPAYNLAVVVDDAETGVDQVVRGDDLLASAPRQAYLATLLGWVAPTYAHVPLVVNADDVRLSKRDGAVTLKDLAAQGVSTQTVLDLMARSVNLADADESVTSGELLARFDPAVLPRRAWIFEV